A genomic stretch from Pieris napi chromosome 18, ilPieNapi1.2, whole genome shotgun sequence includes:
- the LOC125058687 gene encoding uncharacterized protein LOC125058687 isoform X4 yields MQTESKVTVPKQCDMNDQMNFQNNSNNITSGHVTASLEGDHDMKISKDVVEDDLHDMLETNNFNITALQTLFKIDVRTKVWFLVLDEDVFLKKLNFIKEIRNADNRCRLVVPECVLNRIQKGTTSVNKIHMRRALQAAIFISNVLTENCAIVDKENRHDDHTQNIVACYRKYSQKDYKVVLLTENNINQNINVTSPIFRMEEVEYFMIYGELKETSPRKVFNSTITVTMPNNPRKSFSSKTKVGIRDPQIKRYIEQEEHNVSDSKSIQREESEMKMEVGSLTDEKKINPGTICNTLSNTSFHDTEYGDVDKNVMFEVTSELMKGNLVSKSEEWISRFTQILEEALNQVLQEAAFQTIPPPWTMYEACECIKRGFKNDADIVDAANKLGDIIFDNGALRGKINHNINPSTFMKIYSYGVYLVDALQGVFKDDENVQAAEKLLAKLLLDIETPDLNNSFNEIDAINEHSDEASPQKTSQNHPTPSRITRSKARKIMTSQS; encoded by the exons ATGCAAACTGAAAGTAAAGTTACAGTGCCAAAACAATGTGATATGAATGATCAAAtgaattttcaaaacaattcCAATAATATTACTTCAGGTCATGTAACTG cATCACTTGAAGGTGATCATGATATGAAAATAAGCAAAGACGTTGTTGAAGATGACTTACATGACATGCTG gaaactaataattttaatatcacagcTTTGCAAACATTGTTTAAGATTGACGTAAGAACCAAAGTTTGGTTTCTTGTGCTTGATGAGGAtgtgtttttaaagaaattaaactttataaaggAAATTCGAAATGcag aCAATAGGTGTCGTTTGGTCGTCCCGGAATGTGTTTTGAATCGTATTCAAAAGGGAACAACATCTGTTAACAAGATACATATGAGGAGAGCATTACAAGCAgccatatttatttctaatgtCTTAACGGAAAACTGTGCCATTGTTG aTAAAGAAAATCGTCATGATGATCATACACAAAATATCGTTGCATGTTATAGAAAATACAGCCAAAAGGACTACAAAGTt GTTTTGttaacagaaaataatatcaatcaaaatataaacgtAACAAGTCCCATATTTCGGATGGAAGAAGTTGAATATTTCATGATATATGGGGAATTAAAGGAGACGTCACCTCGAAAAGTATTTAACTCAACAATTACGGTCACAATGCCAAATAATCCAAGAAAGAGTTTCTCCAGTAAAACTAAAGTAGGGATAAGAGATCCACAAATCAAAAGATATATAGAACAAGAAGAGCATAATGTATCTGATTCAAAATCAATACAGAGAGAAGAGTCAGAAATGAAAATGGAGGTGGGTAGTTTAACTgatgagaaaaaaataaatccagGGACAATCTGCAACACACTATCAAATACCTCGTTTCATGATACAGAATATGGAGATGTTGATAAAAACGTTATGTTTGAAGTTACAAGTGAACTGATGAAAGGGAACCTAGTATCCAAGTCAGAAGAGTGGATTTCGCGATTCACACAAATACTGGAAGAAGCTCTTAATCAGGTTCTACAAGAGGCAGCTTTTCAGACAATACCTCCACCTTGGACGATGTATGAGGCTTGTGAGTGTATTAAACGGGGATTTAAAAATGACGCTGATATTGTTGATGCGGCAAATAAGTTGGGggatattatatttgataatgGAGCTTTGAGAG GTAAAATTAACCACAACATAAATCCATCTACATTTATGAAAATCTATAGTTACGGCGTTTACCTCGTTGATGCGTTAcag gGCGTTTTCAAAGATGACGAAAATGTACAGGCAGCTGAGAAATTATTAGCCAAGTTACTACTCGATATTGAGACGCCGGATTTGAATAACTCGTTTAATGAAATCGATGCAATAAATGAGCATAGCGATGAAG CTTCGCCACAAAAAACATCCCAAAATCATCCGACACCATCCAGAATCACCCGTTCAAAGGCTAGAAAGATTATGACATCA
- the LOC125058708 gene encoding protein YIPF5-like, whose product MSGFQNTNDYSWQPPENSQNYSFNNSNSFGDASQNLDFQTFAPEHQNFSYDQGQNNPPNNNQYYNPSLFSPAPIPGEAVTATSEFDEPPLLDELEIYPDRNLEKTLAVLNPFHGQSKADDANFLLRDTDIAGPIAFCLALAVCLFLAGNKAHFGYVYGLSMMSVILMYFLLSLMSRSEGVFTILCVASVLGYCMLPMVALAGLGIFISLEGGIGLSLSAIAVIWSALSASRLFVTMSGDSEQRPLIAYPCALVNGVFALLVLF is encoded by the exons ATGTCTGGCTTTCAAAATACAAACGACTATTCTTGGCAACCTCCTGAAAATAGTCAAAATTATTCTTTCAATAATTCAAATTCTTTTGGCGATGCATCTCAGAATCTAG atTTTCAGACATTTGCTCCAGAACATCAAAACTTTTCTTATGATCAGGGCCAGAATAATCCacctaataataatcaatattacAACCCAAGCTTATTTTCGCCTGCCCCAATACCAGGAGAAGCTGTTACAGCAACTTCAGAATTTGACGAGCCACCACTGCTTGATGAGTTGGAAATATATCCAGACAGAAACCTTGAAAAAACACTGGCTGTTCTAAATCCATTTCATGGACAATCTAAGGCAGATGATGCAAACTTTCTGTTGCGAGATACAGATATAGCGGGACCAATTGCATTCTGCTTAGCGCTGGCAGTCTGTCTATTCCTTGCTGGTAATAAGGCACATTTTGGTTATGTATATGGATTGTCAATGATGTCAgtaatattaatgtacttTTTGTTGTCCCTTATGAGTCGCTCTGAAGGAGTGTTTACTATTTTATGTGTTGCCAGTGTTCTAGGATACTGTATGTTACCAATGGTTGCTTTAGCAGGGCTAGGAATTTTCATTTCTCTAGAGGGAGGAATAGGTTTATCATTATCAGCTATAGCTGTTATATGGTCAGCATTATCAGCAAGCAGATTGTTTGTTACCATGTCAGGAGATTCAGAACAAAGACCTCTAATTGCATATCCTTGTGCATTAGTAAATGGAGTGTTTGCCTTactagttttgttttaa
- the LOC125058687 gene encoding uncharacterized protein LOC125058687 isoform X3 → MQTESKVTVPKQCDMNDQMNFQNNSNNITSGHVTASLEGDHDMKISKDVVEDDLHDMLETNNFNITALQTLFKIDVRTKVWFLVLDEDVFLKKLNFIKEIRNADNRCRLVVPECVLNRIQKGTTSVNKIHMRRALQAAIFISNVLTENCAIVDKENRHDDHTQNIVACYRKYSQKDYKVVLLTENNINQNINVTSPIFRMEEVEYFMIYGELKETSPRKVFNSTITVTMPNNPRKSFSSKTKVGIRDPQIKRYIEQEEHNVSDSKSIQREESEMKMEVGSLTDEKKINPGTICNTLSNTSFHDTEYGDVDKNVMFEVTSELMKGNLVSKSEEWISRFTQILEEALNQVLQEAAFQTIPPPWTMYEACECIKRGFKNDADIVDAANKLGDIIFDNGALRGKINHNINPSTFMKIYSYGVYLVDALQGVFKDDENVQAAEKLLAKLLLDIETPDLNNSFNEIDAINEHSDEVCFSASPQKTSQNHPTPSRITRSKARKIMTSQS, encoded by the exons ATGCAAACTGAAAGTAAAGTTACAGTGCCAAAACAATGTGATATGAATGATCAAAtgaattttcaaaacaattcCAATAATATTACTTCAGGTCATGTAACTG cATCACTTGAAGGTGATCATGATATGAAAATAAGCAAAGACGTTGTTGAAGATGACTTACATGACATGCTG gaaactaataattttaatatcacagcTTTGCAAACATTGTTTAAGATTGACGTAAGAACCAAAGTTTGGTTTCTTGTGCTTGATGAGGAtgtgtttttaaagaaattaaactttataaaggAAATTCGAAATGcag aCAATAGGTGTCGTTTGGTCGTCCCGGAATGTGTTTTGAATCGTATTCAAAAGGGAACAACATCTGTTAACAAGATACATATGAGGAGAGCATTACAAGCAgccatatttatttctaatgtCTTAACGGAAAACTGTGCCATTGTTG aTAAAGAAAATCGTCATGATGATCATACACAAAATATCGTTGCATGTTATAGAAAATACAGCCAAAAGGACTACAAAGTt GTTTTGttaacagaaaataatatcaatcaaaatataaacgtAACAAGTCCCATATTTCGGATGGAAGAAGTTGAATATTTCATGATATATGGGGAATTAAAGGAGACGTCACCTCGAAAAGTATTTAACTCAACAATTACGGTCACAATGCCAAATAATCCAAGAAAGAGTTTCTCCAGTAAAACTAAAGTAGGGATAAGAGATCCACAAATCAAAAGATATATAGAACAAGAAGAGCATAATGTATCTGATTCAAAATCAATACAGAGAGAAGAGTCAGAAATGAAAATGGAGGTGGGTAGTTTAACTgatgagaaaaaaataaatccagGGACAATCTGCAACACACTATCAAATACCTCGTTTCATGATACAGAATATGGAGATGTTGATAAAAACGTTATGTTTGAAGTTACAAGTGAACTGATGAAAGGGAACCTAGTATCCAAGTCAGAAGAGTGGATTTCGCGATTCACACAAATACTGGAAGAAGCTCTTAATCAGGTTCTACAAGAGGCAGCTTTTCAGACAATACCTCCACCTTGGACGATGTATGAGGCTTGTGAGTGTATTAAACGGGGATTTAAAAATGACGCTGATATTGTTGATGCGGCAAATAAGTTGGGggatattatatttgataatgGAGCTTTGAGAG GTAAAATTAACCACAACATAAATCCATCTACATTTATGAAAATCTATAGTTACGGCGTTTACCTCGTTGATGCGTTAcag gGCGTTTTCAAAGATGACGAAAATGTACAGGCAGCTGAGAAATTATTAGCCAAGTTACTACTCGATATTGAGACGCCGGATTTGAATAACTCGTTTAATGAAATCGATGCAATAAATGAGCATAGCGATGAAG tttgtttttcagCTTCGCCACAAAAAACATCCCAAAATCATCCGACACCATCCAGAATCACCCGTTCAAAGGCTAGAAAGATTATGACATCA